The following coding sequences are from one Clostridioides difficile ATCC 9689 = DSM 1296 window:
- a CDS encoding FecCD family ABC transporter permease, translating into MKNIIKINSKTLLVISILMVLIFITFLLSLNMGSFSIEPMDVIKTFLGKGQRNHEIAIFKLRLPRIVIALLVGSALSTAGVILQGVTKNDLADSGILGINSGAALFVVVYIYLMNGNVYEGMSNLTVFTMPIVALIGALFGAFLIYSLAWKGGINSSRLLLIGIGVNIAFTSILTIFQLKFTTQEFNRVMAWTSGSIWGTSWKYVIAVLPFIVIFMGITIYKSKYIDVLNLGDEVSISLGVDVEKQRRRLIIYAVILSGVSTAVAGSISFLGLIAPHIGRKIIGPKHKRLIPVSALIGTLLLLIADTISRNLLAPIEIPVGIVVSIIGVPYFIYLMLVND; encoded by the coding sequence ATGAAAAATATTATAAAAATAAATTCTAAAACATTACTTGTTATATCAATTTTAATGGTGCTTATTTTTATCACTTTTTTATTGAGTTTAAATATGGGCTCATTTTCTATAGAACCAATGGATGTTATAAAGACTTTTTTAGGGAAGGGTCAGCGTAATCATGAAATTGCAATATTTAAATTAAGATTACCAAGAATAGTAATAGCACTTTTGGTTGGTTCTGCATTATCAACAGCAGGTGTAATACTTCAAGGAGTTACAAAGAATGATTTAGCTGATTCTGGAATTTTGGGAATAAATTCAGGTGCTGCATTGTTTGTAGTAGTTTATATATATCTTATGAATGGTAATGTATATGAAGGTATGAGTAACTTGACTGTATTTACAATGCCTATTGTTGCACTTATAGGAGCTTTATTTGGAGCATTTCTTATATATTCTCTTGCATGGAAAGGTGGTATAAATTCGTCAAGATTACTACTTATTGGTATAGGTGTAAACATAGCTTTTACTTCAATTTTGACGATATTCCAATTGAAATTTACAACACAAGAATTTAATAGGGTTATGGCATGGACATCAGGAAGCATTTGGGGAACCAGTTGGAAATATGTAATAGCTGTGCTTCCATTTATAGTGATTTTTATGGGTATAACTATTTATAAATCTAAATATATAGATGTTTTAAATTTGGGTGATGAAGTATCTATAAGTCTTGGTGTAGATGTAGAAAAACAAAGAAGAAGACTTATAATATATGCAGTAATTTTATCTGGTGTATCGACAGCAGTAGCAGGTAGTATTTCATTTTTAGGTTTAATAGCTCCACATATAGGTAGAAAAATAATAGGACCAAAGCATAAAAGATTAATACCAGTATCAGCATTGATAGGAACATTATTACTTTTAATAGCAGATACTATATCAAGAAATCTTCTAGCACCTATAGAAATACCAGTAGGTATAGTAGTTTCTATAATAGGAGTGCCGTACTTTATTTATTTAATGTTGGTAAATGATTAG
- a CDS encoding FecCD family ABC transporter permease, translating to MTKLSKKNITYLLILVSIVVLVFGIVLSITIGAKDMNLSTVIDSLIKMEDGINMRIVKDVRLPRAIAAALVGGFLAVSGAIMQGITRNPIAEPSVIGITQGATFAISISLVLQKKLPQLIHGSFSVMMFAFIGASISGLFIYFISSKSRGRVNNVKLALAGVALGTLLISLASAISMYFNLSQQLSFWISGGLVGVKWEGIKLLFVAGGIGFILAIIMAPRITILSLGEEVAIGLGQKTNFVRFICIVLVILMTGASVSVSGNIIFIGLIVPQIAKGIVGSDYKYIIPSSLVLGAVLLVYTDILSRMINPPYETPVGSITALIGVPIFIYLVRKGEK from the coding sequence TTGACTAAGCTGAGTAAAAAAAATATAACTTATTTGTTGATATTAGTAAGTATAGTTGTACTTGTATTTGGAATTGTATTATCCATAACTATTGGGGCAAAAGATATGAATCTATCAACTGTTATAGATAGTTTGATAAAAATGGAAGATGGAATAAATATGAGAATAGTAAAGGATGTTAGACTTCCAAGGGCAATAGCAGCTGCACTTGTTGGAGGGTTTTTAGCAGTTTCTGGGGCAATAATGCAAGGAATAACGAGAAATCCTATAGCTGAACCATCTGTTATAGGAATTACACAAGGAGCTACATTCGCAATTTCGATATCACTGGTACTTCAAAAAAAACTTCCTCAACTTATACATGGAAGTTTTAGTGTAATGATGTTTGCATTTATTGGAGCAAGTATAAGTGGATTATTTATATATTTTATAAGTTCTAAATCAAGAGGAAGAGTTAATAATGTAAAATTAGCTCTTGCAGGAGTCGCTCTTGGTACATTGCTAATTTCTTTGGCATCAGCAATATCTATGTATTTTAACCTATCTCAACAATTAAGTTTCTGGATATCAGGAGGGCTTGTAGGAGTGAAGTGGGAAGGTATAAAATTGCTATTTGTAGCTGGTGGTATTGGATTTATTTTAGCTATTATTATGGCTCCAAGAATAACTATATTAAGTCTTGGAGAAGAAGTGGCAATAGGATTAGGACAAAAAACTAACTTTGTTAGATTTATATGTATAGTACTTGTAATATTAATGACTGGAGCATCTGTGTCAGTGTCTGGTAATATTATTTTTATAGGTCTTATAGTTCCTCAAATAGCTAAAGGAATAGTAGGTTCAGATTATAAGTATATAATACCGAGCTCTTTAGTATTAGGAGCTGTATTGCTTGTATATACAGATATATTAAGTAGGATGATAAATCCTCCATATGAGACACCAGTAGGTTCTATAACAGCACTTATAGGAGTGCCAATATTTATATACCTTGTTAGAAAGGGGGAGAAATAG
- a CDS encoding ABC transporter substrate-binding protein has product MKKIKSLAIFISIITTLVLVTACSDKNTEDKDKSETRVVQSVKGEVKIPSNPKKIVDISGSSEELLLAGYKPVATANVDSYETDKLPSYIREELKGVKIVGHSMMDTMDMEAILEVNPDLIIMSQRQEKIYDQLKEIAPVVMMKDYANDWRSKLTDVSKLFDKEEEAKSWLQKYDEKATKLGKEVIEKNGEKTYLPVLASSGQFMVFSDGGIGTLINDDMKLARPKNMPKQDGITLPMVSMEGLTDIDADHIVVIATEADKKDLENSAIWAQIRAVKDGNVTILDAVPFFSQSYNPIGKELLLESVKNELTK; this is encoded by the coding sequence ATGAAAAAAATAAAATCACTTGCAATATTTATATCTATTATAACTACATTAGTACTTGTTACAGCATGTTCAGATAAGAATACAGAGGATAAAGATAAATCAGAGACAAGAGTTGTACAATCTGTTAAAGGAGAGGTTAAGATACCATCAAATCCTAAAAAAATAGTTGATATATCAGGAAGTAGTGAAGAACTATTATTAGCAGGTTATAAGCCTGTTGCAACAGCAAATGTAGACTCATATGAAACTGATAAATTACCAAGTTACATAAGAGAAGAGCTTAAAGGTGTAAAGATAGTTGGGCACTCAATGATGGATACTATGGATATGGAAGCTATATTAGAAGTAAATCCTGATTTAATAATAATGAGTCAAAGACAAGAAAAAATATATGACCAATTAAAAGAAATAGCTCCTGTAGTTATGATGAAAGATTATGCAAATGACTGGAGAAGCAAGTTAACTGATGTTTCAAAGTTATTTGACAAAGAAGAAGAAGCTAAAAGTTGGCTACAGAAGTATGATGAAAAAGCTACAAAGTTAGGTAAGGAAGTTATAGAAAAGAATGGAGAAAAAACTTATTTACCAGTGTTGGCAAGTTCAGGTCAATTTATGGTATTTAGTGATGGTGGAATAGGTACTCTAATCAATGATGATATGAAATTAGCTAGACCTAAGAATATGCCAAAACAGGATGGAATAACACTACCAATGGTAAGTATGGAAGGTTTAACAGATATAGATGCAGACCATATAGTTGTAATTGCTACAGAAGCAGATAAAAAAGATTTAGAAAATAGTGCTATCTGGGCTCAAATAAGAGCAGTAAAAGATGGTAATGTAACAATACTTGATGCTGTTCCATTTTTCAGTCAATCATACAATCCAATTGGAAAAGAGTTATTATTAGAATCAGTTAAAAATGAATTAACAAAGTAA
- a CDS encoding PTS lactose/cellobiose transporter subunit IIA, with translation MDEKMIEISFGIIGFAGDAKGLAFEAIKEAKSGNIDKARECIEKSKESIHKAHKFQTELIQNEANGNKTEISVILIHAQDHLMTAMNFQQLAEEFIDVYERLESK, from the coding sequence ATGGATGAGAAGATGATAGAGATATCTTTTGGAATAATTGGATTTGCAGGTGATGCGAAAGGGCTAGCATTTGAAGCAATAAAAGAAGCAAAGAGCGGGAATATAGATAAAGCTAGAGAATGTATTGAAAAGTCGAAAGAATCAATTCATAAAGCTCATAAATTCCAAACAGAATTGATACAAAATGAAGCTAATGGTAATAAAACTGAAATAAGTGTTATACTTATTCATGCACAAGACCATTTAATGACAGCTATGAATTTTCAACAATTAGCAGAAGAATTTATAGATGTATATGAAAGATTAGAAAGTAAGTAA
- the chbG gene encoding chitin disaccharide deacetylase, giving the protein MTKIIINADDFGYCEAVNYGIISAHNNGIVRSTSMMANMPGVEHGVGLLKENKTLNCGVHMTLSCGRPLLSNLKTIVDKDGFFIRRITDEIIEKMDCDEIYRELCAQIDRVKGLGIDISHLDSHHHIHTLVSLKPVIEKIVTKYNLPIRGGFEYNLEYSKVVPLIDSFYKENVSEEYFIKNIDEIMKYDVVDIMSHPAFLDDYILNSTSYAIDRTKEHKILTSKKVKEFLEKNGLVISSYRDI; this is encoded by the coding sequence ATGACTAAAATTATAATAAATGCAGATGATTTTGGATATTGTGAAGCTGTGAACTATGGAATAATTTCAGCTCATAATAATGGTATAGTTAGGTCTACTTCTATGATGGCAAATATGCCTGGGGTAGAACATGGAGTAGGCTTACTTAAAGAAAATAAAACTTTAAATTGTGGAGTTCATATGACTTTAAGTTGTGGTAGACCATTATTATCTAACTTAAAAACTATTGTTGATAAAGACGGTTTTTTTATTAGGAGGATTACAGACGAAATTATTGAAAAAATGGATTGTGATGAGATTTATAGAGAACTTTGTGCTCAAATAGATAGGGTAAAAGGGCTTGGAATAGATATATCTCATTTAGATAGTCACCATCATATCCATACTTTAGTAAGTTTAAAGCCAGTAATAGAGAAGATTGTAACCAAGTATAATCTTCCGATAAGAGGTGGATTTGAATATAATTTAGAGTATTCTAAAGTAGTTCCTTTAATAGATAGTTTTTATAAGGAAAATGTAAGTGAAGAATATTTTATAAAAAATATAGACGAAATAATGAAGTATGATGTAGTGGATATTATGTCTCACCCAGCTTTTTTAGATGATTATATTTTAAATTCTACATCTTATGCTATTGATAGAACGAAAGAGCACAAGATACTTACATCTAAAAAAGTCAAAGAATTTTTAGAAAAGAATGGATTAGTCATATCAAGCTATAGAGATATTTAG
- a CDS encoding 6-phospho-beta-glucosidase, with product MKKGLKIVTIGGGSSYTPELVEGFINRYEELPVKELWLVDIEAGKEKLEIVGNLAKRMVKKAGVDMKINLTLDRREALRDADFVTTQLRVGLLDARIKDETIPLSHGVMGQETNGAGGLFKALRTIPVIFDIIKDVEELCPNAWMVNFTNPTGIITEAVFKYTNFRRYIGLCNVPIHLKNDVAKLFNVESDRISMDFAGLNHMVYGLNVSLDGEDVTKEAIDKFVKADISMQNIKAIDFNAEFVKSLGAIPCPYHRYYYKTKEMLEDELREFKEGKARGQVVKELEEQLFELYKDEKLDVKPPQLEKRGGAYYSDAACNLISSIYNDKKDIQVVNTLNKGSIRDFKDEQAVEVSSVITKNGPKPISIGYLPDSVHGLVSQIKSFEVLAAKAAVYGDYESALLALCTNPLIPSDDLAKTILDEMLEAHKDYLPRFNR from the coding sequence ATGAAAAAGGGACTAAAAATAGTTACAATTGGAGGAGGTTCAAGTTATACTCCTGAGCTTGTAGAGGGTTTTATAAATAGATATGAAGAGTTACCTGTAAAGGAATTATGGCTTGTAGATATAGAAGCTGGAAAAGAAAAATTAGAGATAGTTGGAAATCTAGCTAAGAGGATGGTAAAAAAAGCTGGAGTAGATATGAAAATAAATCTTACTTTAGATAGAAGAGAAGCTCTAAGAGATGCAGACTTTGTGACAACACAACTTAGAGTAGGTCTTTTAGATGCGAGAATAAAAGATGAAACTATTCCTTTATCTCATGGAGTTATGGGGCAGGAAACTAATGGTGCTGGAGGTTTATTTAAAGCCCTTCGCACAATACCAGTTATATTTGATATAATAAAAGATGTGGAAGAATTATGTCCAAATGCATGGATGGTGAATTTTACAAATCCAACAGGAATAATAACAGAGGCTGTATTCAAATATACTAATTTTAGAAGATATATAGGTCTATGCAACGTGCCAATTCATTTAAAAAATGATGTTGCCAAACTATTTAATGTAGAAAGTGACAGAATAAGTATGGATTTTGCAGGTCTTAATCATATGGTTTATGGTCTAAATGTATCTTTAGATGGAGAAGATGTTACAAAAGAAGCAATTGATAAATTTGTCAAAGCAGATATAAGTATGCAAAATATAAAGGCAATTGATTTTAATGCTGAATTTGTAAAATCTTTGGGTGCAATACCTTGTCCATATCATAGATACTACTATAAAACTAAAGAAATGCTTGAGGATGAGTTGAGAGAGTTTAAAGAGGGAAAAGCTAGAGGTCAAGTAGTTAAAGAATTGGAAGAACAATTATTTGAATTATATAAGGATGAAAAATTAGATGTAAAACCACCTCAACTTGAAAAAAGAGGAGGGGCTTACTATAGTGATGCTGCTTGTAATTTAATAAGTTCTATATACAATGACAAAAAAGATATCCAAGTAGTTAATACATTAAACAAGGGTTCTATAAGAGATTTTAAAGATGAACAAGCAGTAGAAGTAAGTAGTGTAATAACAAAAAATGGTCCAAAACCAATAAGTATAGGATATTTACCAGATTCTGTGCATGGATTAGTAAGTCAAATCAAATCATTTGAAGTATTGGCAGCTAAAGCAGCTGTATATGGCGATTATGAATCTGCTCTTTTGGCACTTTGTACAAACCCATTGATTCCATCTGATGACTTAGCAAAAACTATATTAGACGAAATGTTGGAAGCTCATAAAGATTATCTTCCTAGATTTAATAGATAG
- a CDS encoding PTS sugar transporter subunit IIC — protein MEKFMSFMDKYIVPVAAKIGAQRHLVAVRDAFIVMIPITMVGALGTLINNLPLEAYKNLMASIFGENWTTFGGDLWWGAIGTMAVFLVIGVAYFLAKSYESDGLQSGLIALSIFFIMAPQIGKIVPEGGTTVVEGWGMIQQTYLGTAALFSSILIGLLSTEIFVRLSKVKKLTIKMPDGVPPAVSRSFAKLIPGMLTIMIFTVIGIFIKMLSNGSFLTDILNTYLGAPLSNVADSLGSTMLIAFIIHILWTVGLHGANIALPFTETILMKLGGENAALAQAGATEGYHVLAGAFFDAFVYLGGSGMVLGLIVALLIAGRRRKEMIVLGGPPAIFNIGEPLIFGLPIVLNPIFMIPFVLAPVICSAVSYLAIDFGLVAPVILPKIPWVTPPILGGAMATGDWTGGALALFNLILSILIYIPFVIASEKMEANKLKINN, from the coding sequence ATGGAAAAATTCATGTCATTTATGGATAAATATATAGTGCCTGTAGCTGCTAAAATAGGAGCTCAAAGGCACTTAGTAGCAGTAAGAGATGCATTTATAGTAATGATACCTATAACTATGGTAGGTGCATTGGGAACATTGATAAATAACTTACCATTGGAAGCATACAAAAATTTGATGGCAAGTATATTTGGAGAAAACTGGACCACATTTGGAGGCGACCTTTGGTGGGGAGCAATAGGTACAATGGCAGTATTCTTAGTAATAGGTGTTGCTTATTTTCTAGCAAAATCTTATGAGAGTGATGGGTTACAATCTGGGCTTATAGCTTTATCTATCTTTTTTATAATGGCTCCACAAATTGGTAAAATAGTTCCTGAGGGAGGAACTACAGTAGTTGAAGGATGGGGAATGATACAACAAACCTACTTAGGTACAGCAGCTTTATTCTCTTCTATATTAATAGGATTATTATCAACTGAGATATTTGTAAGATTATCTAAGGTAAAGAAATTAACTATAAAAATGCCAGATGGAGTTCCACCAGCAGTTTCAAGATCATTTGCAAAGTTAATACCAGGAATGTTAACTATAATGATATTTACTGTAATAGGAATATTTATAAAAATGCTTTCTAATGGAAGTTTCTTAACAGATATTTTAAATACTTATTTAGGAGCACCACTATCAAATGTAGCTGATAGTCTAGGTTCTACAATGCTTATTGCATTTATAATTCATATACTTTGGACTGTTGGACTTCATGGTGCAAATATAGCACTTCCTTTTACAGAAACTATACTTATGAAATTAGGTGGAGAAAATGCTGCCTTGGCTCAAGCAGGAGCAACGGAAGGATACCATGTACTTGCAGGTGCATTCTTTGATGCATTTGTGTATTTAGGTGGTTCTGGAATGGTATTGGGATTAATAGTAGCTTTATTAATAGCTGGAAGAAGACGTAAAGAGATGATAGTATTAGGTGGTCCACCTGCAATATTTAACATAGGAGAACCATTGATATTTGGACTTCCAATAGTTTTAAATCCTATATTTATGATTCCATTTGTACTTGCACCAGTAATATGTAGTGCTGTATCATACTTAGCAATAGATTTTGGATTAGTAGCACCAGTAATTTTACCTAAAATACCTTGGGTAACACCTCCTATATTAGGTGGAGCAATGGCTACAGGTGACTGGACTGGTGGAGCTTTAGCACTATTTAATTTAATATTATCAATATTAATATATATTCCATTTGTCATAGCGTCTGAAAAAATGGAAGCTAATAAATTGAAAATTAACAACTAG
- a CDS encoding PTS sugar transporter subunit IIB, with protein MIKIMLACSAGMSTSLLVTKMEDAAKENGIEAKIWAISEVNLKNEIENCDVLLLGPQVRYVLGKATEMAKPYNIPVEVINMMDYGRCNGKAVLDRAVELNSSK; from the coding sequence ATGATAAAAATAATGTTAGCTTGTTCAGCAGGAATGTCAACTAGTTTATTAGTTACAAAAATGGAGGATGCAGCAAAGGAAAACGGTATAGAAGCAAAAATATGGGCTATATCAGAAGTGAACTTAAAAAATGAAATAGAAAATTGTGATGTCTTACTTTTAGGGCCTCAAGTTAGATATGTATTAGGAAAAGCAACTGAAATGGCAAAACCATATAATATTCCAGTAGAAGTTATAAATATGATGGATTATGGAAGATGTAATGGAAAAGCTGTGTTAGATAGAGCTGTAGAGTTAAATAGTTCAAAATAA
- a CDS encoding GntR family transcriptional regulator — protein sequence MKEPIYKVIENHVRELINSDSLKEGDLIPSEKQLSEEFNVTRMTVRSALNNLVKEGYITRQRGVGSIVIANNIYDNISSVSGFTKEMESKGYKVSNILVSLEIVQADENLSSKLNISLEENVWEIKRVRLANDARVSYMITYMPVKLFPNLNKTHCENSLYNFVEEVCGYKIAMSEREVQAVISNEECMDNLKLEEPEPLLYISQICKLQNSEIFEYSHTYHYGYTLTLNAVVE from the coding sequence ATGAAAGAGCCAATTTATAAAGTTATAGAAAATCATGTTAGAGAGTTAATAAATTCAGACAGTTTGAAAGAAGGGGATTTAATCCCTTCTGAAAAACAGCTGAGTGAAGAATTTAATGTAACTAGAATGACTGTAAGGTCTGCACTTAATAATCTAGTTAAAGAAGGCTATATAACTAGACAAAGAGGTGTAGGTAGTATAGTTATTGCAAATAATATATATGATAATATATCGTCTGTAAGTGGATTTACTAAAGAGATGGAAAGTAAAGGCTATAAAGTATCTAATATATTGGTATCTCTTGAAATAGTTCAGGCAGATGAAAATTTATCAAGTAAGTTGAATATAAGTTTAGAAGAAAATGTTTGGGAAATAAAAAGAGTAAGATTAGCCAATGATGCAAGAGTTTCATATATGATTACTTATATGCCAGTTAAGTTATTTCCAAATTTAAATAAGACTCATTGTGAAAATTCTCTTTATAATTTTGTTGAAGAAGTGTGTGGATACAAGATAGCCATGTCAGAGAGAGAAGTACAAGCTGTAATATCGAATGAAGAGTGTATGGATAATCTAAAATTAGAAGAACCAGAGCCACTTTTATATATAAGCCAAATTTGTAAGTTACAAAATAGTGAGATTTTTGAGTACTCACACACATATCACTATGGATATACATTAACTTTGAATGCTGTTGTCGAATAA
- a CDS encoding MATE family efflux transporter: MKDRLNLTEGRITEKLLKLSLPIMGTSFIQMGYNMIDMIWVGKAGSKAVAAVGTAGFFPWLAIAFIMISKVGGEIKVAQSIGANNISTTKSYMKSAIEINIILAIIYTISLIVLNKQLIGFFRLGDLEVITMSRQYLIIVALGMVFYFINPVFTAIFNGLGNSKTPFRINTVGLITNIILDPILIFGWGFAPKLGVAGAAIATVFAQIVVTTCFIYIIVKSKEEYFKLRLFKEIETKYYKVLYKLGLPIAIQSGMFTVFSMLLGVIVASWGPVAVAVQKVGSQIEAISWMTAEGLSVALGSFVGQNYGAKKYSRINKGCKIAITVSSVLGIITTLVLVFAGESIFSIFIDESEAIEKGAVYLKILGYSQFFMCLEIITTGAFKGLGRTYIPSIIITILTGARVPLAYFISRPEMLGLNGVWWSITLSSILKGILMISLFISLLKLGKLYKISE, encoded by the coding sequence ATGAAAGACAGACTTAATTTAACAGAAGGAAGAATTACAGAAAAATTACTTAAGCTATCACTTCCAATAATGGGGACTTCATTTATACAGATGGGGTATAACATGATAGATATGATATGGGTTGGTAAAGCCGGAAGTAAAGCAGTAGCTGCAGTTGGAACAGCTGGTTTTTTTCCATGGCTTGCAATAGCATTTATTATGATTTCAAAAGTAGGTGGAGAGATAAAAGTAGCACAAAGTATTGGTGCAAATAATATAAGCACTACTAAATCATATATGAAGTCAGCAATAGAAATAAATATTATACTAGCAATAATATATACAATTTCTTTAATAGTACTTAATAAACAATTGATAGGTTTTTTTAGATTAGGAGACTTAGAAGTTATAACCATGTCTAGACAGTATTTGATAATAGTAGCTCTAGGTATGGTATTTTATTTTATTAATCCAGTATTTACTGCAATTTTCAATGGTCTTGGAAATAGTAAAACTCCTTTTCGTATTAATACAGTAGGATTAATAACTAATATTATACTTGACCCTATATTAATTTTTGGATGGGGATTTGCTCCAAAACTTGGTGTTGCAGGAGCTGCTATTGCAACTGTATTTGCTCAGATAGTAGTTACTACATGTTTTATATATATAATAGTTAAAAGTAAAGAAGAATATTTTAAATTAAGACTATTTAAAGAAATAGAGACTAAATATTATAAAGTTCTGTATAAATTGGGATTACCTATAGCAATACAAAGTGGTATGTTTACAGTATTCTCAATGCTATTAGGAGTAATAGTAGCATCATGGGGGCCTGTGGCTGTTGCAGTACAAAAAGTAGGCTCACAAATAGAAGCAATTTCCTGGATGACGGCTGAAGGGCTATCAGTTGCATTAGGCAGTTTTGTTGGACAAAATTATGGTGCCAAGAAGTATTCTAGAATAAATAAAGGTTGCAAAATAGCTATAACTGTATCTTCTGTACTTGGTATAATAACTACTTTAGTATTAGTGTTTGCAGGAGAGAGTATATTTTCTATTTTTATAGATGAAAGTGAGGCAATAGAAAAAGGAGCAGTTTATCTTAAAATATTAGGCTATTCTCAATTTTTTATGTGTTTAGAAATAATAACAACAGGAGCTTTCAAAGGATTAGGGAGAACCTATATACCTTCTATTATAATTACTATACTGACTGGTGCAAGAGTACCATTGGCTTACTTTATATCTAGACCAGAAATGTTGGGTCTAAATGGTGTATGGTGGAGTATAACCTTATCAAGTATATTAAAAGGTATATTAATGATAAGTCTATTTATATCTTTATTAAAACTCGGAAAGTTGTACAAGATTTCTGAATAA
- a CDS encoding GGDEF domain-containing protein, with protein MKINKKFNRVDMQVSILTAIIVIISSSCVYFFNYTLTYKSMIYSLSERSKHIYEYVERNIDKNTFTEINSKEDQSKKSYKSSKILLESVKNTTGVMYLYTAKKTKDGSLVYVVDGLNSSRSDFRNAGDLIEKEIWGDLNKALDNHILLPKKIKSTSWGYIFISYFPIHNDVGKVVGVIGIEFEAKHQYNTFKFISIVTPIIALLTCLISALIAVILFKRISNPTYTDFANTDYLTGLKNRNAFEIDMNNLNNSNLKNLISIISIDLDGLKKINDKFGHQTGDLYIKQASKIIQYVINKKYIVYRIGGDEYIIILKNLSHKEINNIINNINLKIVEENSTNELKLSMSIGYAIFDEKVDVSLFDTYRRADSQMYDNKRKINKQYQ; from the coding sequence ATGAAAATAAATAAAAAATTCAATAGAGTTGATATGCAGGTTTCAATACTTACTGCAATTATTGTAATAATATCTTCCTCATGTGTATATTTTTTTAATTATACACTAACTTATAAGAGCATGATATACTCTTTAAGTGAGAGGTCAAAACATATCTATGAATATGTAGAAAGAAATATTGATAAAAATACCTTTACTGAAATTAATTCTAAAGAAGACCAATCAAAAAAGTCTTATAAAAGTTCTAAAATCCTTTTAGAATCTGTAAAAAATACTACTGGAGTCATGTATCTATATACTGCTAAAAAAACAAAAGATGGATCACTAGTATATGTTGTTGATGGTTTAAATTCATCTAGGAGTGATTTTAGAAATGCTGGTGATTTGATAGAAAAAGAGATTTGGGGAGACCTTAACAAAGCATTAGATAATCATATATTGTTACCTAAAAAGATTAAATCAACATCTTGGGGATACATATTTATATCGTATTTTCCTATTCACAATGATGTTGGTAAGGTTGTTGGAGTAATAGGAATTGAATTTGAAGCAAAACATCAATACAATACATTTAAATTTATAAGTATAGTTACACCAATAATAGCATTATTAACTTGTCTAATATCAGCATTGATTGCAGTGATTCTATTTAAAAGAATATCTAATCCTACATATACTGATTTTGCTAATACAGATTATTTAACAGGCCTAAAAAATAGAAATGCTTTTGAAATAGATATGAATAACTTAAACAATTCAAATCTAAAGAATCTAATATCTATCATATCAATAGATTTAGACGGTTTAAAAAAGATTAATGATAAATTTGGCCATCAGACAGGAGACTTATATATTAAGCAAGCAAGTAAAATTATACAATATGTAATAAATAAAAAATATATAGTTTATCGTATTGGAGGTGATGAATACATAATTATTCTAAAAAATTTATCTCACAAAGAAATAAATAATATTATAAATAATATTAATTTAAAAATAGTTGAAGAAAACTCAACTAATGAATTAAAATTATCAATGTCTATTGGATATGCTATTTTTGATGAAAAAGTAGATGTTTCTTTATTTGATACATATCGTCGTGCAGATTCTCAAATGTATGATAACAAAAGGAAAATTAATAAACAATATCAATAA